The Candidatus Schekmanbacteria bacterium genome contains the following window.
ATACTTTATAATCTGAAAGGTGATAGAAAAAAAGCGATAGAAGAAGCAGAGATCGCCTTAAAAAATGCACCAAGATCATCAAGATTCCAATTAGAAGAATTCATCAAAAGGATTCGAGATTAAGATTTAAGCCGATTATTCTTTGAATAAATCCATTCAAAATAAAAAATCATTACAGCAATTATTAACAGAGTCGCAAAAAATATCGAATATCCAACAACACCGGGAAAATTAAAAATCGCTATACTCAATATTCCAAAGAAAGCTGATAGGCAATAAACAGAAAGAGCTACCTGTTTATGTGATAAGCCCAAAAGGCATAGCCGGTGTGTTGAATGGTCTGTGCCCGGAGTAGTAAAAGGATTAACGCCCCTCCTTAATCTTGATATTGTTACAAGCGTTGTATCCATTATAGGATAAGCCAAGATAACGATAGGAATCATCCATGTATAGATATAGGGAATTCTAGGGAATCTCAATTTGATACCTAAAACAGACAAAATAAATCCTAAGAAGAGTGCCCCTGTATCTCCCATAAAGATTCTTGCAGGATTCAAATTGTATTTTAAAAAACCAAGACAAACACCTACAATAGCTGCAGAAAGTGAAGCTACGAGATATTGGCCGTTCAAAGTGGACAGCACAAAGAAAAAAAGTGAAGATATTGCGGAAACTCCCCCTGCAATGCCATCCATGTTGTCAAGAAGATTGATTGAATTTGTAATTCCAATGACCCAAAGCATCGTCACGAATATATTTAAAATGTCGTTTCGGAAAATTTCAACTTTGATTCCTGTTGCTATCAGGATTACAACCGGAATGACTTGCCCAAAAAATTTAAATGAAGCTGAAATTTCACGCCAATCATCATAAAGTCCGAAAAAAGAAATAATTGTAGCACCGACGATGATACCTATAAGCTGATGAATTCGAAATTGCTTTCCAAAAATTAAAAGGGCAAGAAAGAAGGAAATATAAATTGCCGCTCCACCTAAAAGAGGGATGGCTTTTTTGCTTAATCTATCCGATGAGGGTGCATTGATAATGCCTGTTTTATGACCTAATCTTTCAGCAATAGGCATTAAAGCAAGTGAAAAAATAAGCGCAAATGAGAATATAAGCAAAAGATAAATCATATTAGGCAAGTTTTTTTAAAGGGACTGCCCTAAACCATTCAATTGTTTTCTGTAATCCTTCCTCTAAGGAAATTTTACATTCAAAATTAAGCTCTTCACGCGCTTTTCTCATATCAGCACAGCGAAGGTCTATATCTTCAAAATTTTTGCCATATTCTTCGTCAGGGGGAATTAGTTTAATAGGGGAAGATGA
Protein-coding sequences here:
- a CDS encoding undecaprenyl/decaprenyl-phosphate alpha-N-acetylglucosaminyl 1-phosphate transferase yields the protein MIYLLLIFSFALIFSLALMPIAERLGHKTGIINAPSSDRLSKKAIPLLGGAAIYISFFLALLIFGKQFRIHQLIGIIVGATIISFFGLYDDWREISASFKFFGQVIPVVILIATGIKVEIFRNDILNIFVTMLWVIGITNSINLLDNMDGIAGGVSAISSLFFFVLSTLNGQYLVASLSAAIVGVCLGFLKYNLNPARIFMGDTGALFLGFILSVLGIKLRFPRIPYIYTWMIPIVILAYPIMDTTLVTISRLRRGVNPFTTPGTDHSTHRLCLLGLSHKQVALSVYCLSAFFGILSIAIFNFPGVVGYSIFFATLLIIAVMIFYFEWIYSKNNRLKS